Proteins from a single region of Pseudomonas sp. BSw22131:
- a CDS encoding YqaA family protein, translating to MFELTSYLGLFAVAFGAATLLPLQSEAVLVGMLLSERYATALLLLTATAGNVLGSVFNWYLGRSIERFRHRRWFPVSERHLDKAQRHYQRFGRWALLLSWVPVIGDPITLVAGVMREPFWRFLLIVTLAKGFRYLVLTAITLGWAT from the coding sequence GTGTTCGAACTGACCAGCTATCTGGGACTTTTTGCCGTGGCGTTCGGCGCCGCCACGCTGCTGCCGCTGCAATCGGAGGCCGTGCTGGTCGGCATGCTGCTTTCGGAGCGCTACGCCACTGCGCTGCTGTTGCTGACGGCCACGGCGGGGAATGTCCTGGGCAGCGTGTTCAACTGGTATCTGGGGCGCTCAATAGAGCGCTTTCGGCACAGACGCTGGTTTCCGGTCAGCGAACGCCATCTGGATAAGGCCCAACGACACTATCAACGCTTCGGCCGCTGGGCGCTCCTGCTCAGTTGGGTGCCCGTCATCGGCGACCCGATCACCCTGGTCGCAGGCGTGATGCGCGAACCTTTCTGGCGATTCCTGCTGATCGTCACGCTTGCCAAAGGCTTTCGTTATCTGGTGCTGACGGCCATTACGCTGGGCTGGGCGACTTGA
- a CDS encoding cell wall hydrolase produces MRAIHAPICLAFCFAIALLSPPAVAADQQQVSEIAVDKAHVLEQKAAVNDTQTPPAKSQKLTKTEVQAVDPVGEAPVDDALTCLARTIYWEAKGGKPADMEAVANVVLNRLGHDGFPDTVCAVVKEGSEKKRCQFSWWCDGRPDDVQEERRYDVAKEIARKALNQQLADHTRGAMYFHDRNVSPVWGRQYLKTAETGEFLFYKPRNGDAK; encoded by the coding sequence ATGCGCGCCATACACGCTCCAATTTGCCTCGCTTTCTGTTTCGCCATTGCGTTACTCAGCCCTCCAGCCGTCGCCGCTGACCAGCAGCAAGTGTCTGAAATTGCTGTCGACAAGGCGCACGTGCTGGAACAAAAAGCGGCGGTCAACGACACGCAGACGCCGCCCGCAAAATCCCAGAAGCTCACCAAAACCGAAGTGCAGGCTGTCGATCCAGTGGGCGAAGCGCCGGTGGATGATGCGCTGACGTGCCTGGCACGCACCATTTACTGGGAAGCAAAGGGCGGCAAGCCTGCGGACATGGAGGCTGTGGCCAATGTGGTGCTTAACCGGTTGGGGCATGACGGATTTCCCGACACGGTCTGTGCGGTCGTCAAGGAAGGATCAGAGAAAAAGCGCTGCCAGTTTTCATGGTGGTGCGACGGTCGTCCGGACGATGTGCAGGAGGAACGCCGCTACGACGTTGCCAAGGAGATCGCGCGCAAGGCGCTCAACCAGCAATTGGCTGATCACACCCGGGGCGCGATGTATTTCCATGATCGCAACGTCTCGCCTGTGTGGGGCAGGCAATACCTGAAGACCGCTGAGACCGGCGAGTTTCTGTTCTACAAACCCCGTAACGGGGACGCTAAGTAG
- the yghX gene encoding YghX family hydrolase, with translation MTRLTAKDFAPELLELYDYYAHGRINRREFLDRAAAFTLCGLTASAMLTSLSPNYALAEQVSFTDPDIIAEYITYPSPKGNGTVRAYRVQPAKASGKLPGVVVVHENRGLNPYIEDVARRLGKAGYIALAPDGLTSVGGYPGNDDKGRELQQTVDPTKLMNDFFAGIEWLMNHDASTGKVGITGFCYGGGVSNAAAVAYPELAAAVPFYGRQPKAEDVARIKAPLLLHYGELDKSINEGWPAYEQALKAAGKTYEAYIYPGANHGFHNDSTPRYDEAAATLAWERTLDWFKRYLV, from the coding sequence ATGACCCGCCTCACCGCCAAAGACTTCGCTCCCGAACTGCTCGAACTGTATGACTATTACGCCCATGGCCGGATCAACCGGCGAGAATTTCTCGACCGTGCGGCCGCGTTCACCTTGTGCGGCCTCACGGCCTCCGCGATGCTCACGTCGCTGAGCCCCAATTACGCGCTGGCCGAACAAGTCTCCTTCACCGACCCGGACATCATCGCCGAGTACATCACCTACCCCTCGCCCAAAGGCAACGGCACCGTGCGGGCGTACCGCGTACAACCGGCCAAAGCCAGCGGCAAGTTGCCGGGGGTGGTCGTGGTGCACGAAAACCGGGGGCTCAATCCCTACATCGAAGACGTGGCACGACGACTGGGCAAGGCCGGCTACATCGCGCTTGCCCCTGACGGCCTGACCTCGGTGGGCGGTTATCCCGGCAACGATGACAAAGGCCGCGAGCTGCAACAGACAGTCGACCCGACCAAACTGATGAACGACTTCTTTGCCGGCATCGAATGGCTGATGAACCACGACGCCAGCACCGGAAAAGTCGGTATCACCGGCTTCTGCTACGGCGGCGGTGTTTCCAACGCAGCGGCCGTGGCGTACCCGGAGCTTGCCGCAGCGGTACCGTTTTACGGACGCCAGCCAAAAGCCGAAGACGTCGCACGGATCAAGGCGCCGCTGTTGCTGCATTACGGCGAGCTGGACAAAAGCATCAACGAGGGCTGGCCCGCTTACGAGCAGGCGCTTAAGGCTGCGGGCAAAACCTACGAGGCCTATATCTACCCCGGCGCCAACCACGGTTTTCACAACGACTCGACGCCGCGTTATGACGAAGCCGCTGCAACGCTTGCCTGGGAGCGGACACTGGACTGGTTTAAACGTTATCTGGTCTGA
- a CDS encoding LysR family transcriptional regulator has protein sequence MLNPMWLRTFETLADLRHFTRTAERLGLTQAAVSQHIRHLEDQLGPLLIRRPRQLEMTPAGIALLDYCGEVSRASQRLQSRIDETDDERGVISLISPGSIGLMLYPLLLDVQQANPGLVVRHRFAPCNEVLEAVLNNHYELGLVSLKPDDPRLHASLFAEEPLELVIPAGPPIHEWADLERLGFIDHPDGKAMANRLLSRRFPGAPGIRTIAVHGFSNQVGLIVEPVARGLGFTVLPRYARQAFARQDEIQVIECGAPVIDTLWLIHRAEWPLSSRAERVVAQLRARMP, from the coding sequence ATGTTAAATCCCATGTGGCTGCGCACGTTTGAAACCTTGGCCGATCTGCGCCATTTCACCCGGACCGCCGAACGCCTTGGCCTGACTCAGGCGGCCGTAAGTCAGCACATCAGGCACCTCGAAGACCAGCTCGGGCCACTGCTGATACGCAGACCCCGACAACTGGAAATGACTCCGGCCGGCATTGCGTTGCTGGACTATTGCGGTGAGGTCAGCCGTGCTTCGCAGCGCTTGCAATCGCGCATTGATGAAACTGACGACGAACGCGGAGTGATCAGTCTGATCAGCCCCGGCAGCATCGGGCTGATGCTGTATCCGCTGCTGCTCGACGTGCAGCAGGCCAACCCCGGCCTCGTGGTGCGCCATCGGTTCGCGCCTTGCAATGAAGTGCTCGAAGCGGTGCTGAACAATCACTACGAGCTGGGGCTGGTGAGCCTCAAACCCGATGATCCACGCCTGCACGCCAGCCTGTTTGCCGAAGAGCCGCTGGAACTGGTGATCCCGGCCGGCCCGCCGATTCATGAATGGGCGGACCTCGAACGGCTTGGCTTCATCGATCATCCGGACGGCAAGGCGATGGCAAACCGTTTGTTGAGCCGGCGTTTTCCGGGAGCTCCGGGCATTCGCACCATTGCCGTCCACGGGTTCAGCAACCAGGTCGGCCTGATCGTCGAGCCGGTGGCACGCGGGCTCGGTTTCACGGTGCTGCCGCGTTATGCACGTCAGGCGTTCGCGCGGCAGGATGAAATCCAGGTGATCGAATGCGGCGCACCAGTGATCGACACGTTGTGGCTGATCCATCGCGCCGAATGGCCGTTGTCCAGCCGCGCCGAGCGGGTGGTGGCGCAACTGCGCGCGCGGATGCCGTGA
- a CDS encoding NADH:flavin oxidoreductase/NADH oxidase, whose protein sequence is MSALFSPFSLKDVTLRNRIAVPPMCQYSAIDGVTNDWHHAHYTSIARGGAGLVIVEATAVSPEGRITPGCTGLWNDHQAEGMAMIAASIKASGAVPGIQIAHAGRKASANRPWEGDDHIPESDPRSWQTLAPSAIAFGANLPQLPKAMELADIERVKGDFVAAARRARDAGFEWLELHFAHGYLAQSFFSAHSNQRDDQYGGDFAGRSRFLVETLAAVREVWPENLPLTARFGVIEYDGRDEETLVESIEITKAFRQGGLDMLNVSVGFTIPETNIPWGGAFLAPIAQRVREEAQLPVASSWGIDAPAEAERVIAEGQMDLVMVGRAHLANPHWPMHAAQQLHIDKPTWVLPAPYAHWLERYRTN, encoded by the coding sequence ATGTCCGCGTTGTTTTCACCGTTCAGCCTGAAAGACGTCACCCTGCGCAATCGTATCGCTGTGCCGCCTATGTGCCAGTACAGCGCAATCGATGGCGTGACCAATGATTGGCACCACGCCCACTACACCAGCATTGCCCGAGGTGGCGCCGGACTGGTGATCGTCGAAGCGACGGCGGTTTCTCCTGAAGGCCGTATCACGCCAGGCTGCACAGGCCTCTGGAACGACCATCAGGCTGAAGGCATGGCGATGATCGCTGCCTCGATCAAGGCCAGCGGTGCAGTCCCCGGCATCCAGATCGCGCACGCCGGGCGCAAGGCCAGCGCCAACCGTCCGTGGGAAGGCGATGACCATATTCCTGAGTCTGATCCGCGCAGCTGGCAAACCCTGGCGCCGTCAGCCATCGCCTTTGGCGCGAACCTGCCGCAGCTGCCCAAAGCGATGGAGCTTGCTGACATCGAGCGGGTCAAGGGTGACTTCGTGGCGGCCGCTCGCCGCGCCCGTGACGCTGGCTTCGAATGGCTCGAACTGCACTTTGCTCACGGTTATCTGGCGCAGAGTTTTTTCTCGGCGCACTCCAACCAGCGCGACGACCAGTACGGCGGCGATTTTGCCGGACGCAGCCGTTTTCTCGTGGAAACGCTGGCGGCGGTGCGTGAGGTCTGGCCGGAGAATCTGCCGCTGACCGCGCGTTTCGGGGTGATCGAGTATGACGGTCGTGATGAAGAGACGCTGGTCGAGTCCATCGAGATCACCAAGGCGTTCCGTCAGGGTGGGCTGGACATGCTCAATGTGAGCGTCGGTTTCACGATCCCGGAAACCAACATCCCGTGGGGCGGTGCCTTCCTGGCTCCGATTGCCCAGCGAGTGCGAGAAGAAGCGCAATTGCCGGTCGCATCCTCTTGGGGTATCGACGCGCCGGCCGAAGCCGAACGCGTGATCGCCGAAGGGCAGATGGACCTGGTGATGGTCGGCCGCGCGCACCTGGCCAACCCGCACTGGCCGATGCACGCCGCACAACAATTGCATATCGACAAACCCACCTGGGTACTGCCAGCGCCTTACGCGCATTGGCTTGAGCGCTATCGCACCAACTGA
- a CDS encoding DUF2946 family protein, giving the protein MKFVRTHQSLIAWMLYGFILFNGLACSVSHGQMLGAFSRAVPSDICGPHAAPQAHADRGDMSAMGEHALLMKLSMDNCAFAGTLALSMVFFIALGWLIRLLQPRLHTVYSLRKRTPRHLFPGLLPQAP; this is encoded by the coding sequence ATGAAATTCGTTCGAACTCACCAATCGCTCATTGCCTGGATGCTGTACGGCTTCATCCTGTTCAATGGGCTTGCGTGCAGCGTCAGCCATGGACAAATGCTCGGTGCGTTTTCCAGGGCGGTGCCGTCGGACATCTGCGGGCCGCACGCAGCCCCGCAGGCTCACGCTGATAGGGGCGATATGTCGGCGATGGGCGAACACGCGCTGCTCATGAAGTTGTCCATGGACAACTGCGCATTTGCCGGCACGCTGGCGCTGTCGATGGTCTTTTTCATTGCCCTCGGCTGGCTGATCCGCTTGTTGCAGCCACGACTGCACACGGTCTACAGCCTGCGCAAGCGAACGCCGCGTCATCTCTTCCCCGGCCTGCTGCCTCAGGCGCCCTGA
- a CDS encoding SCO family protein, protein MTELLTRRQVLAGMSVVSLGLLAGCDGSTSALSFKYGKDLSNQILGRTFKLKDVNGDVKLLSSYRGLMPMVFFGFTQCPAVCPTTLARAAQAKKLMGPDGATLQVIFITLDPERDKPAMIDAYVKQFDPSFVALSGTLEETAATAKEFGVFYEKIPIGDTYTMSHTATSFVFDSRGNLRLGLSPSLSAKQCAEDLLTVMEVC, encoded by the coding sequence ATGACTGAATTATTGACCCGTCGCCAAGTGCTTGCCGGCATGAGCGTGGTGAGCCTGGGCTTGCTGGCGGGTTGCGATGGCTCTACCAGTGCGCTGTCGTTCAAATACGGCAAAGACCTGAGCAACCAGATCCTTGGCCGCACGTTCAAGCTCAAAGACGTCAACGGTGATGTGAAACTGCTGTCGAGCTACCGAGGCCTGATGCCAATGGTGTTCTTCGGTTTCACCCAGTGCCCGGCGGTGTGCCCGACCACTTTGGCCAGGGCTGCCCAAGCCAAAAAACTGATGGGCCCGGACGGCGCCACGTTGCAGGTCATCTTCATTACGCTGGACCCGGAGCGCGACAAGCCAGCGATGATCGATGCCTACGTCAAACAGTTCGATCCAAGCTTCGTGGCGCTGTCCGGAACCCTTGAAGAAACCGCCGCTACTGCGAAAGAATTCGGCGTGTTCTACGAAAAAATTCCCATCGGCGACACTTACACCATGTCTCACACGGCGACCAGTTTCGTCTTCGATTCCCGAGGCAATCTGCGCCTTGGCCTGTCGCCGTCCCTTTCTGCAAAACAGTGCGCAGAAGACCTGCTCACCGTCATGGAGGTCTGCTGA
- a CDS encoding copper chaperone PCu(A)C: MSTSLFKLLVQPCALVALLGVSVQSWAQTTVEEPWVRATVAQQASTGAFMRITSSTDSKLVAVKSPVAATVQIHQSSMLNDVMSMKEVPDLALPAGEAVQIQPEGYHIMLINLKGQINAGDQVPLTLIVENAKGEQESIQVNATARALNAPDHGGMHMH; this comes from the coding sequence ATGAGCACTTCATTGTTCAAGTTGCTGGTTCAGCCGTGTGCGCTGGTTGCGCTGCTGGGTGTGAGTGTTCAGAGCTGGGCGCAAACGACTGTCGAGGAACCCTGGGTGCGTGCGACCGTGGCGCAACAGGCGTCCACCGGCGCGTTCATGCGGATCACCTCAAGTACTGACAGCAAGCTGGTGGCGGTGAAATCCCCGGTCGCCGCGACGGTGCAGATTCACCAGTCGAGCATGCTCAACGACGTCATGAGCATGAAGGAAGTCCCCGACCTGGCGCTGCCAGCGGGTGAGGCCGTGCAGATCCAGCCAGAGGGCTATCACATCATGTTGATCAACCTGAAAGGGCAGATCAATGCGGGCGATCAGGTGCCGCTGACGTTGATCGTCGAGAACGCCAAAGGTGAGCAAGAGTCGATTCAGGTCAACGCAACTGCACGGGCGCTGAACGCTCCTGATCATGGCGGCATGCACATGCATTGA
- a CDS encoding response regulator codes for MTTVLIIDDEYLIADILSYALEDEGYLTVKAGSGQKALDILNRESPELIITDYMMPGMNGIELAEAVRRRPGMEMTPMILMSGAQAHLGKARPDLFFNVFEKPFDIDEVVDAVKRRLATSPATDNPA; via the coding sequence ATGACGACCGTTCTGATAATCGACGACGAGTACCTGATCGCAGACATTTTGAGCTACGCGCTGGAAGACGAAGGTTATCTGACGGTCAAGGCGGGTAGCGGCCAGAAAGCGCTGGATATTCTCAACCGGGAATCGCCAGAGCTGATCATCACCGACTACATGATGCCTGGCATGAACGGAATCGAACTCGCTGAAGCGGTGCGCCGGCGTCCAGGCATGGAAATGACGCCGATGATCCTTATGAGCGGCGCGCAGGCTCATCTGGGCAAAGCGAGGCCGGATCTGTTTTTCAACGTGTTTGAAAAACCGTTCGACATCGATGAAGTGGTAGATGCCGTCAAGCGTCGGCTGGCGACCAGCCCGGCTACTGACAATCCGGCCTAA
- a CDS encoding BapA/Bap/LapF family prefix-like domain-containing protein, which translates to MDNILVADKATSEISANAWGNLQLSRTRVVQMPVAPSHVASVSRSGQDLTVVLKSGERVTVSNFFNTDPNGVRSDMVFQSEDGTLWQAEYSADAFNGFTFDEISSLDTLLADAGVIGSATPTFAIAGLGLLGVGGAAAASEVADVVGSPNGAVVSGKGEAGDTVTVRDENGAVLLRPMARSSSPSIRPCPRYGFKSRSPSARRASQSV; encoded by the coding sequence ATGGACAACATCCTAGTCGCCGATAAAGCCACGTCTGAAATCTCTGCCAATGCCTGGGGCAACCTCCAGCTTTCTCGTACCCGCGTCGTACAAATGCCCGTGGCCCCGAGCCACGTCGCGTCGGTCAGCCGAAGTGGCCAGGACCTCACCGTTGTACTCAAATCCGGCGAACGCGTAACGGTTTCCAATTTTTTCAACACGGACCCCAACGGGGTGCGCAGCGACATGGTGTTCCAGTCTGAAGACGGCACCCTTTGGCAGGCCGAATACAGTGCCGACGCCTTCAACGGCTTCACCTTCGATGAAATTTCTTCGCTGGATACGCTACTGGCCGACGCCGGCGTGATTGGCAGCGCGACGCCGACATTTGCCATCGCCGGTCTTGGATTACTGGGTGTGGGCGGCGCAGCTGCCGCGTCGGAGGTGGCGGATGTGGTGGGGAGCCCGAACGGCGCAGTGGTGTCTGGCAAGGGCGAAGCGGGCGACACGGTCACAGTCCGTGACGAGAATGGAGCGGTACTGTTGCGGCCAATGGCACGTTCATCGTCACCCTCGATCCGCCCGTGCCCGCGGTACGGTTTTAAATCAAGGTCACCATCTGCGCGACGTGCGAGCCAGAGCGTTTAG
- a CDS encoding histone-like nucleoid-structuring protein, MvaT/MvaU family: MSRLAEFRKLEQQLAQHLAELESLKNDSGLQKEIEFETKLRALLGEYSFSLKDVINILDPNAGRRTQAQAVAPVKAQRKARDMKVYKNPHTGELVETKGGNHKLLKQWKAEHGADTVESWRSH; the protein is encoded by the coding sequence ATGTCTCGTCTCGCTGAATTTCGCAAACTCGAACAGCAACTCGCTCAGCATCTGGCAGAACTTGAATCTCTTAAAAATGATTCCGGTCTGCAAAAGGAAATTGAATTCGAGACCAAACTTCGCGCACTGTTGGGCGAGTACAGCTTCAGCCTGAAAGACGTCATCAATATTCTCGATCCAAACGCCGGTCGCCGCACACAGGCCCAGGCCGTTGCTCCGGTCAAAGCGCAGCGTAAAGCGCGTGACATGAAGGTCTACAAAAACCCGCACACCGGTGAACTGGTAGAAACCAAAGGCGGCAACCACAAGCTGCTCAAGCAGTGGAAAGCCGAACACGGCGCAGACACTGTTGAATCGTGGCGCTCGCACTGA
- a CDS encoding nuclear transport factor 2 family protein has product MTRVKLLVGFLCLFSGYVAAATAEEDVAIAVDKLTQAMWHHDIPALEALTADNLTYGHSSGKIQTKKEFIADIDTGVSGFDDLKMLNQKITMSGDTALVRNHFSAQANNSGKKVPTEIENFQIWQKQNGHWLLIGRQAFKF; this is encoded by the coding sequence ATGACACGCGTCAAACTGCTGGTTGGTTTTCTCTGCTTGTTCAGCGGCTATGTTGCCGCAGCGACAGCCGAAGAGGACGTTGCCATTGCTGTCGACAAACTCACACAAGCCATGTGGCATCACGACATTCCTGCGCTTGAGGCCCTGACGGCAGACAACCTTACATACGGACATTCCAGCGGCAAAATTCAAACAAAGAAGGAATTCATTGCTGATATTGACACCGGTGTCAGCGGCTTTGACGACCTGAAAATGCTCAATCAGAAAATCACCATGAGCGGCGACACCGCGCTGGTGCGCAACCATTTCTCCGCCCAGGCCAATAACAGCGGAAAAAAAGTCCCCACCGAAATAGAGAACTTCCAGATCTGGCAAAAACAGAACGGCCATTGGCTGCTGATTGGTCGTCAAGCATTCAAATTCTGA
- a CDS encoding catalase family protein: protein MTVINSNVQPLMFQPSFEQIPEDEAQTSQELVDAMHTILETTYQDSGHAIRSVHAKAHGLLRGTIHVLEGLAPTLAQGAFAKPGSLPVAMRFSTNPGDILDDEVSTPRGLAIKIVGVEGDRLPGMEGLVTQDFVMQNANAFTAPDPKAFLKTLKMLAKTTDKMPGTKKAMSAVLRGIESAVEAVGGESGTLKSLGGHPLTHILGETFNTVVPLLYGPYYAKISVVPVSPNLTELTDKKIDLDGKPDGLREAVQAFFANNDATWEVRVQLATDLEKMPIEDASVAWPEELSPFITVARIEVPRQGSWTESRRQEIDEGMSFSPWHGLAAHRPLGGVNRVRKPSYQHSAGFRSQHNRCPMHEPRSLDNA, encoded by the coding sequence ATGACCGTGATTAACAGCAATGTTCAACCGTTGATGTTCCAACCTTCATTCGAACAGATTCCCGAAGACGAAGCGCAAACCAGCCAGGAGTTGGTCGACGCGATGCACACCATCCTCGAAACCACCTACCAGGATTCGGGCCACGCCATACGCAGCGTGCATGCCAAGGCGCATGGCCTGTTGCGCGGCACGATTCACGTGCTCGAAGGCCTGGCGCCGACGCTGGCACAAGGCGCTTTTGCAAAACCCGGATCGTTACCGGTGGCGATGCGTTTCTCGACCAATCCCGGCGATATTCTGGATGACGAGGTGTCCACGCCGCGTGGGCTGGCGATCAAGATCGTCGGCGTCGAAGGCGATCGCCTGCCGGGGATGGAAGGTCTGGTGACGCAGGATTTTGTCATGCAGAACGCCAATGCTTTCACCGCCCCGGACCCCAAAGCGTTTTTGAAGACCCTGAAGATGCTGGCCAAGACCACCGACAAAATGCCGGGTACCAAGAAGGCAATGTCTGCCGTGCTGCGTGGCATCGAGTCGGCCGTGGAAGCGGTCGGTGGCGAGAGCGGAACGCTGAAAAGCCTGGGTGGACACCCGCTCACGCACATTCTGGGCGAGACCTTCAACACGGTGGTACCGCTGCTGTACGGCCCTTATTACGCCAAGATCAGCGTCGTCCCGGTCTCTCCGAATCTGACAGAACTGACCGACAAGAAGATCGACCTGGATGGGAAACCCGACGGTCTGCGTGAGGCCGTGCAGGCCTTCTTTGCCAATAACGACGCGACCTGGGAAGTGCGTGTGCAGTTGGCAACCGACCTGGAGAAGATGCCCATCGAGGATGCTTCGGTGGCATGGCCGGAAGAGCTGAGCCCGTTCATCACCGTGGCGCGCATTGAGGTGCCGCGTCAGGGCTCGTGGACCGAATCGCGCAGGCAGGAAATTGACGAGGGCATGAGCTTCAGCCCTTGGCATGGCCTGGCCGCTCACCGCCCGTTGGGCGGGGTGAACCGGGTGCGCAAACCTTCGTATCAGCACTCTGCCGGGTTTCGCAGTCAGCACAACAGGTGTCCGATGCACGAACCGCGCTCGCTCGATAACGCATAG
- a CDS encoding Nramp family divalent metal transporter — translation MPERKHEVHAPESALGGGMMSASIALPQTGNWFKRLLAFTGPGYMVAVGYMDPGNWATDIAGGSQFGYMLLSVILLSNLMAIVLQALSARLGIATGWDLARACRERYSRPVCIALWLACEIAIIACDLAEVIGTAIALNLLFDIPLVWGAVISAVDVFLILLLMGRGFRALEAFVIALLTIIFACFAIQMFLADPVLSEVFNGFIPRSEIITNPAALYLAIGIIGATVMPHNLYLHSSIVQTRAYPRTDAGRKTGLRWAVTDSTIALMLALFVNAAILITAATVFHKAGKTDVVEIEQAYHLLSPMLGVALASTLFAVALLASGINSTVTATLAGQIVMEGFLRLKIPGWARRLVTRGLAIIPVIVVTLIYGSEGTAKLLVLSQVILSMQLPFAVIPLVRFVSDKQLMGALVTGRTLTVCAWSIATLIVVLNLILLIGMFRD, via the coding sequence ATGCCAGAACGCAAACACGAAGTGCATGCTCCTGAATCAGCTCTGGGCGGCGGCATGATGAGCGCCAGCATTGCGCTGCCGCAGACGGGCAACTGGTTCAAGCGCCTGCTGGCTTTTACCGGTCCCGGCTACATGGTTGCCGTTGGCTACATGGACCCAGGCAACTGGGCCACGGACATCGCAGGTGGCTCGCAGTTTGGCTACATGCTGCTGTCGGTGATCCTGCTGTCCAACCTGATGGCCATTGTGCTTCAGGCACTGTCGGCCCGGCTCGGCATTGCCACCGGCTGGGACCTGGCACGCGCCTGTCGCGAGCGCTACAGCCGCCCGGTGTGCATCGCGTTGTGGCTGGCCTGCGAAATCGCGATCATCGCCTGCGACCTGGCTGAGGTGATCGGCACCGCGATTGCCTTGAACCTGCTGTTTGATATCCCGTTGGTGTGGGGCGCGGTGATCTCGGCTGTCGATGTGTTCCTCATTCTGCTGCTGATGGGCCGGGGCTTCCGCGCGCTTGAAGCGTTCGTGATCGCGCTGCTGACGATCATTTTTGCCTGCTTCGCCATCCAGATGTTCCTCGCCGATCCGGTGCTGAGCGAAGTGTTCAACGGGTTCATCCCGCGGTCAGAAATCATCACCAATCCGGCGGCGCTGTACCTGGCAATCGGCATCATCGGCGCCACGGTCATGCCGCATAACCTCTACCTGCACTCCTCCATCGTTCAGACCCGCGCCTACCCGCGCACCGACGCCGGGCGCAAGACCGGCCTGCGCTGGGCCGTGACGGACAGCACCATAGCGCTGATGCTGGCGCTGTTCGTCAATGCCGCGATCCTGATCACCGCCGCCACGGTGTTTCACAAGGCCGGCAAGACCGACGTGGTCGAGATCGAGCAGGCTTATCACCTGCTGTCGCCCATGCTTGGCGTAGCGCTGGCGTCCACCTTGTTCGCTGTTGCCCTGCTGGCCTCCGGGATCAACTCCACGGTCACTGCCACGCTGGCCGGACAGATCGTGATGGAAGGCTTTTTACGGCTGAAGATTCCTGGCTGGGCCAGGCGTCTGGTCACACGGGGTCTGGCGATCATCCCGGTGATCGTGGTCACGCTTATCTACGGCTCCGAGGGCACCGCAAAGCTGCTGGTGTTAAGCCAGGTCATTCTGTCGATGCAACTGCCGTTCGCGGTGATTCCGCTGGTGCGTTTCGTCTCGGACAAGCAACTGATGGGCGCACTGGTGACGGGCCGGACGCTCACTGTGTGCGCATGGTCCATCGCGACGCTGATCGTCGTCCTGAACCTGATTCTTCTGATCGGCATGTTCCGTGACTGA
- a CDS encoding glycosyltransferase, whose amino-acid sequence MIAIIVPAHNEELVLDACIKSLQAASAHQHLANVAVEILIVLDDCDDASLHVALRHDVLVHTCQHRNVGMTRAAGAEMMLARGATWLAFTDADTVVPYSWLAHQVGFGTDAVCGVVQVSDWSEHSGSVREQYDAHYTPMDGHRHIHGANLGVSADAYVKAGGFRALAAHEDVRLIEDLERTGAVITWTAVNQVTTSARKSCRCREGFGDYLKSLAEPHAMG is encoded by the coding sequence ATGATCGCAATCATTGTCCCTGCCCATAACGAAGAACTGGTTCTGGACGCCTGCATCAAGTCGTTGCAGGCCGCCTCCGCGCATCAACACCTGGCGAACGTAGCCGTTGAAATTCTGATCGTGCTGGATGACTGCGACGACGCCTCGTTGCACGTGGCACTGCGTCACGACGTGCTGGTGCACACCTGTCAACATCGCAACGTCGGGATGACCCGCGCTGCAGGTGCTGAAATGATGCTTGCCCGAGGCGCCACGTGGCTGGCCTTCACCGATGCCGATACCGTTGTGCCCTATTCGTGGCTCGCGCACCAAGTGGGTTTTGGCACCGACGCCGTGTGTGGGGTGGTGCAGGTCAGCGATTGGTCCGAGCATTCTGGCTCGGTGCGCGAGCAATATGATGCGCACTACACTCCGATGGACGGCCATCGTCATATCCACGGCGCAAATCTGGGCGTCAGCGCCGATGCTTACGTCAAAGCCGGAGGCTTTCGAGCCCTCGCCGCCCATGAGGACGTGCGCCTGATCGAAGACCTGGAGCGCACCGGCGCCGTCATCACCTGGACCGCCGTCAATCAGGTCACTACCAGTGCGAGGAAAAGTTGTCGCTGTCGCGAAGGCTTTGGTGATTACCTGAAATCACTGGCCGAGCCGCATGCCATGGGTTGA